The sequence tgaatgtgactcaagatgtgatcaatcctggagaatgttccgtgtgcacttgagaagaaagtgtaatctgctgtttttggatggaatgtcctataaatatcaattaaatctatctggtctattgtgtcacttaaagcttgtgtttccttactaattttctgtctggatgatctttccattcgtgtaagtgaggtgttaaagtcccctactattattgtgtactgtcgatttcctcttttagagctgttagcagttgccttatgtattgaggtgctcctatgttgggtgcatatataattgttatatcttcttcttggattgatcccttgatcattatgtagtgtccttccttgtctctcataacattctttattttattattttattatttaaaatatttatttatttatttttggctgcattgggtcttcattgctgtgcataggatttctctagttgcggtgagcgggggctacttttcgttgtggtgcacaggcttttcactgtggtggcttctcttgttgtggagcatgggctctagttgcgcaggcttcagtagttgtggcacatgggcttagttgctctgtgtcatgtgggatcttcccggactagggctcgaacccatgtcccctgcactggcaggcggattattaaccactctgccaccagggaagccctattctttattttaaagtctattttatctgacaggagtattgctactccaactttcttttgatttccatttgcatggaatatccttttccatcccctcactttcagtctgtatatgtccctaggtctgaagtgggtctcttgtagacagcatatatatgggtcttgtttttgtatccattcagcgagcctgtcttttggttggagaatttaatccattcacgtttaaggtaattattgatatttatgttcctattaccattttcttaattgttatgggtttgtttttgtaggtccttttcttctcttgtgtttcctacttagagacattcctttagcatttgttgtagagctggtttggtggtgctgaattcttttagcttttgcttgtctgtaaagcttttgatttctctgtctaatctgaatgagatgcttgctggctagagcaatcttggttgtaggttcttccctttcatcaaatatatcatgccactgccttctggcttgtagagtttctgctgagaaatcagctgttaaccttatgggacttcccttgtatgttatttgtcatttttcccttgttgctttcaataatttttctgtctttaatttttgtcagtttgattactatgtgtctcagcgtgtttctccttgggtttatcctgcctgggactctctgtgtttcctggacttgggtggctatttcctttcccatgttagggacgttttcgactataatctcttcaagtattttcttgggttctttctctctctcgtctcctgggacccctataatgcgaatgttgttgcatttaatgttgtcccagaggtctcttaggctgtcttcatttcttttcattcttttttattttgttccacagcagtgaattccaccattctgtcttccaggtcacttatctgttcttctgcctcagttattctgccattgattccttctagtgtatttttcgtttcagttattatattgttcacctgtttgttctttaattcttctaggtctttgttaaacatttcttgcatcttctcaatctttacctccattctttttccaaggtcctggatcatcttcactatcattattctgaattctttttctggaaggttgcctatcttcacttcatttcgttgtttttctggggttttatcttgttccttcatctggtacaaagtcctttgccttttcattttgtctttctgtgaatgtgggtttccttccacaggctgcagaattgtagttcttcttgcttctgctgtctgccctctggtggatgaggccatctctgtattttaattttcaaaaggcattatctttgttttataccACCACTACTGATTTATATTTATCTAGTTACCTTTCTGTAGCTTATTACTTactgtatttctatatttctatctcTTAATCAATACTGCCAAAGGTTTTAgcagtcttttcaaaaaaaccagcCTTTTTCCTTTGTTAATGTAATTTTTTGTCATTACTTTCTGCAGTAGCTCCtttctatattttgttatttaaaaaattcctaagcTGATCATTTAGCTCATTTTTTTTAGCTTCTCCTTTTTTGTTATCCGCTCAGTACCATTTTCAGTGCATCCTATAAGTATCGATGTGCagcatttacattttgttttagttctgaGCATAAGTAAATTTCCACATGATCTCTCCTTTGATGCAAGAGTTCTTTacattgggcttctctggtggtgcaatggttaagaatctgcctgccaacgcaggggacgtgggttcgagtcctggtccgggacgatccctacatgctgcagagcaactagtcctgtgcgccacaactactgagcctgtactctagagcccgcgagccataactactgaaccccatgcacctagaacctgtgctccacaacaagaaaagccaccacaatgagaagaccgcgcacagcaacgaagacccagtgtagccaaaaataaattaattaaaaagaaaagttatttatatGGACAGTTTAAAGTCTCCAAACATATAACTTAAACTTTTTGTTGTGGattttccaataaaaaatattatggtCAGAGAACTTAATCTATATATATAATGCTCACTTggtatttaaaactttattacaGTATACACTAGCAATTAATTGTTTTACATCCATTTCAGAATATGTATTCTATAACTGTGAAGCATGAATTTTTATTGCCCACAAGTTATTAAATTATGTGGTGTACATTTGTATCCTGAATTCAATAGATTCTGCTCTACAGTTTGAGCCCTAAGTtccagataataaaatatattttgcctttatttccttccatttatttctcttgggaCTCTGCAGTGAAGAGGCTGAATATTACTCGGTTATTCCTAAACTAGTGGCCAAATGGTcttaatattatcattttaatttcttaacttTGTTAGCAAATCACTTCATTTCCAACAATCTAGTAATTTTTTAAGTTGTCAATTAATTAGACTACTTTATATCTTCCtccaaataatcttttaaaatcttgcctttttcttcctctgaaacttttttttagtaAGGTGTTCGGGAACGCCAGGATTCATCTGTTCACAGAATTCTGAAGGACCCCTCAGGAATGGTAGGGCATCCAGGGCTCCAGCATCCTGTGTTCAGCTGTACTGCTTCTTGCTCGTGCCAGGCTCTCGTACTGGCCCTGCTGCTACAAACCATGGTTCTGCTCGTGTTTAGATTCAGGAGACAGCATATTCCTTCAGGAACCTCAGAAAATACGGTCATTTACAAGAGACCAGAGATTTAGTGTCAGCAAATGAAACTTTGCAGGAGGATCAGCAATAAAAGACCTATTTGATTTTTCAACACACTGCACTGTCTCTCAGACTTTCCTTTATGTATAATTCTCTTGACAGATTTTCACCTATTGCAATAATGCAGACAAATCAGTGaattaaaagtaatttgttcTGTTCCCTCCAGAATTTTATTAACTTCCATAAATGTTATAACCTaggggaaattattttttgatgctgTGCCATTTCACTCAAGACAATCTGTGCTTAAACCTTAGATCAATGGCTCAGAAATGTCTGCATGTTAGGATAGTCTCTTCGGCAACCTCCAGACTCAGCTCTTACCTCAATTCCACCTATGGCTCTGCTAACCATGCCAAGCCTTCTCTATCCTCATGGAAAACTACCATGTCCTCCCAGATATTTCTGTGAGTATGGATGATCTTTAGAAGTCTCAGGAACCTGAGGCTCTGGAGAGTGAATGGGTGAAATGGAAAGCCCTAGAAACCAGGGAACTTGGCTGCCTGTGTTACTTTCTAAAATTTCATGTGTGCACACTTCCAGAAGGACAATGGATGACTGGAGTTAAAACCAAACCAGTCAACTGGAACATCATTACTGACCAGAATGAAAATCCCCTTGAGCTGTTAAGCTTAGGCTTTGTCATCCCACCCACGTTCCTCTGGTGAACACTGGCATGCAACAGGTCGAGAAACAGAGCAGAAGAAACCAGCACAGAAGGCAGTCTCCCTTTTCATGCTTTAATCCCATACCCCGTGCTCCATTTTTGGAGGATGGTCTCCCCAGTCCTTGCCACTCCCACAATCAGAGCAGGTGAGGTTAATAATTATTCAGCCTCACCTCCATGGAACCTTTACCAGGCAACAGAGATCCTTGGGCCATGAGATTCTACTCCTTAGTTCTTAAttacatgaaaatgaaatcacgtaagaaaaagcaaacaacgcAAATACATGAAAGCCTTTACTCCTGGTAAATTCTTCAGGGTCCCAGGTTTCCCTGACATCAGAGAATGAGGCAGGGCGGATGGGGTGGGGTGTCAGGAGAACAGTCTGGATGGCCTTGGCCAGCAGCAACAGCTTTCGCTTAAAGTTTCCATAATTGGAGCTCAGatcttctccagctttcttcatGTAAGTGAAGTGACCCCATCAATCAGGATTCTACAATCATGACAGTGCCTTTGCAAACAGACACCACTTCAAAATCCCCTCACAAACTCATGTGAAGAGGGTCGGGTGGGTGGGCTTGTATATATGTGGAAATGTAAATGACTTCAACATGGTTTTAATTAGGCGTTACTGAATCCCTCAGCACCCAAATGCTACATCTCACGTGTGGCAGAATAAGCACTAGGGACAAAACCAAGAGACTGGCAGGACAGTAGGAGGGCTAGGCAGGAGCattctaacaggaaaaaaaacccacaaggaaAGAGGCTTCTGTCTAGGTCCCCCTTTCAAGCTGTGTCTGGCACCTGGTGTCATTTTGACAATGGGGAAGGGAGCAGTCTGACAAGGTCCACATGAAGCCGCCTTGATGTTTTTGCCCATCAACCACTACTCGCATCTCTCCCGAGAATCAAAGGAAAGTGCATGGTGAACAAGTGTTATCAGTGAGAGAGTTGTACAGTTAACCTGTGAAAGTGTGGCAGGGCCGTCAGGATGCTGGTCTCCTGCCTTGAGTTCAGGGCTGTGTGCTTTAAGATTTGAGCCCAGGAAGGACAGAATCCTAAAGGCTGGTCCCTTACTAAACCTAAGGACTTGTCCTGGGCCACTTTAACCTTGAGGGTGTTAGGTGTCTTTAGGATAGTTAACAGCTTATTTGGGGGCAAATATAGTAAACACAACCTCTTAAGTCTTCTAATTCTCCTACTTCACACCTGTGAGGTCGAGGCAGGAGCACTCCAGTCACGGAGAGGCCTCAATTCAGGCGAACTTTGGGAAGAATATCTCCTCAAGGTGTAGAAGAAGGTTGAGAGGTTCtgactggggaggtggggggctggggtggggtgatCTAGTTGTGGGAAGAGGTTACTAACGCACACCTGGGCAGGTCAGGGAGACTCCCTAGACAAGGTCTTCCCAGGCCGACAAGACGGCTTCTCCCAGACCACCCCTGGGAAAGAGTCGAAGGCAGGTGTCCACACGTGGGGACCGGGCTAGGAAGTCTTTCCTGAGTGGGTCCTCTGGTGCCTGATTAAGTGGTAGCCTCTGCTGAAGCTCTTCCCGCAGGTCGGGCATGTGAAAGGCTTCTCACCAGTGTGTGTTCTCTGATGCCTCACGAGGTGGTCTCTCCGACCGAAGCTCTTCCCACACTCGGTGCAGCGGCAGGGCCTCACTGAGGCATGTCCCCTCAGGTGCTTGGCAAAGGCGGCGCTGTGGTTGAAGCAGCGCCCACACTCGCTGCACAGGTAGAGCTCCTCGGCCGCGTGCGTCTTCCGGTGGGCCAGGTACCGCCTGTGGTCACTGAAGTCCTCTCCACACTCTCCGCACAAGTAGGGTTTGCCTCCAAGGTGGATTCTTTGGTGTGTTGTGAGCACGGATTTCTGGCTGAAGCTTTTGCCACAAATAGTACAGAAGAAGGGTTTCTCTCCCGTATGTGTCCTCTGGTGCCTGACAAGGTCTGAAGTCCAGCGGAAGTGTTTTCCACAATCGTCACACCTATAGGGTTTCTCAACAGGTGGAGTTCTCTCAACCTGGACTAGAGGGGAGGTCTCATGCAGATTCTTCCGGTTTAGGGGATATTTATAAGGAGCACTCATTTTGTGGACCTTTTGGTGCCTGGCGAGATGTGAGCTCCGTGTGTAACTTTTCCCACACTCCAtacatttatagggtttctctcctgtgtgagttcTCAGGTGTCTAACAAGGTGGGAGTTACAAGTGAAACTTTTACCACATACAGGACAGTCATGATGTCTCCCTAACAGGGGGTGGGCAGGCATGGTTTCCTGAAGATTCGTTAAACTATTAACTTGTGAAATAtttgtgccaaatcttctttcaTTAAGTCTACCTGGATCATCCTCAAAGACTATTTCCCAATCTGGAGTCTGGTGAATTTCTGCATCTCCCAAGATAGACCTGTGTAGATCCTCCAAACTCAGATCTTCTTGCTCAGGACACTCCTCCTCATCTTCACTCCTATCTCCtgtagaaagggagagaggagaaaagaggaaattatAGAGGTAATGATGCCTTGTGCACAATGGAgagatttttaaacagttttgggAGGGCAAGACCGTATAGAGAGAAACCCATGTTTCTTAAGTAGAGGCTGGGAAGAAGGAAATAACCAGTCAACTGAATGCCTgtcgtgtgccaggcactttcttATATGCTATCTCATGCTGTCAACAGCCTTCGTGTGGACAAACATtatcttcctttcacaaatgTGGAGGTTGGGGATCAAGGGTTTACGtgaacacttaaaaaatggtatagctgggcttccctggtggcgcagtggttgagagtccgcctgccgatgcaggggacgcgggttcgtNNNNNNNNNNNNNNNNNNNNNNNNNNNNNNNNNNNNNNNNNNNNNNNNNNNNNNNNNNNNNNNNNNNNNNNNNNNNNNNNNNNNNNNNNNNNNNNNNNNNNNNNNNNNNNNNNNNNNNNNNNNNNNNNNNNNNcctgtgctccgcaacgggagaggccacaacagtgagaggcccgcgtacaggaaaaaaaaaaaaaaaaaaaaggtatagctGCAATTCCAAAAGTTCCCCTTTTTTTGTCTGTCACCATTTTGCATTACAGATCCCTCAAACCAATGATAGGCGTGAAGAGGGGAAAAGGACAGAAGAATTTGGCTTCAGAGGGAGACAGTGCTATTGGCTGACATGTTAGAAGAACCAGTGAGAGGGGTTCCCCAGAGGGTGAGAGAAACACTGACCAGAGTAACTGCCAGCTCGAGGGACAGATTCCCTTTGTCACTCCTCACCTGTGTAGGTGAAACTCAGGATTTCTGGCTCTTGAGGCTCCTGCGCCTCTGGGATCTCTGGGATCAAAGGCTCTTCTTCTCCCATGTGGGAGATCTCATCTAGTCTGGGGATTGGAAATGCTGCTCAAGAGAGGGAAAACAGAACATCACAATTGGTTCAACTGTTCCCCATGTCAAGAGCAGATCTTTTCTGTTTGACAGATTGCAGAACAATCACATAAGCAGGTCAGTCCATCAAACCTTCAGTCTCTTTAGCTTGAGCACCTCTGACGAGTACTGCATATCTCTTGCCTTTCACCAACAACTCAATAATCACACAGCTGTCAATGTTACCCTCTTTTCCCATATTCAATTAAGTAGATTGTCTCCAACTTTTATTGCTTGTTTCAAAACTGATATGCTTACCTACTCACACTAAACTTAAACTCATACTAAAACTATAATATTACAGCTGTTTTCTTGTTAGAGGTTTCCAACTACTTTCTAGgcattttctcttccctctaaCTTCGAAGGACACCATCTTCCTCGGCTGTCCTTCAGTGTCACTGGTGGGGTCGGCATAAGAGAAGTGTAGTACGTACAATCTAAGGTCTAAGACACCCTCGATTTCCAACAAGAAAAAGATCTCTGTGCTCAGGACACTCTAGAAACACTTGAAATTCCTTACACAAGGAGACCACAATTCCACAGTCTTCTTCCAAGACATATTCCCCATAGAACTCTTTCTGTGTTGGATCCAGATCACTCCACTGGTCCTGGGAGAAGCATACAGCCACATCCTTGAAAGTTACCAATCCCTGAAACAACACAAAGATTCTATTAAAATGTCATGCTTTATGGAGCCTCATATTTTGTTCCTGGAATAAAGGTCATTGGTACAGGCAGAATCCATCCAGTAGACAAAGAAACTCAAATGGGACACTTGGTTCCCCTTCAGGACATCTGTGTTTCATCCTCTGTCGCTGCTTCCCAAGTTTCTGCTTTTGCAACTGGCCCTCTTCCTGCTCCCTCCAATCCCACTACTTTCCCTCAGCACCAGACTATGTTCTTCTTTCTGAGGATACTgtttaaaatagaagaaaggtCTTAGAAGTCATCATTTAACTCCCTATTTTACACTTTAATGCTCCCTACATTTCTGcaaaatttcatcttttccaggACACTTTCCCTAACTGACCTTACCTAATCACACATCACTTACACAGTCTATATAGCATAAACAGGACTTTCTTCTTCAGCTGGACTACAATCTAAAAATAaggatggagggcttccctggtggcgcagtggttaagaatccgcctgccaatgcaggggacatgggtttgagccctggtccaggaagatcccacctgccacagagcaactaagcccgtgcgccacaattactaagactgcactctagagcccgcgagccacactactgaagcccacgcgctgaagcccacactactgaagcctgcactactgaagcctagagcccatgctccgcaacaagagaagcccccgcacagcaatggaagagtagcccccgctcgccgcaactagagaaagcccacatgcagcaatgaagacccaacgcagccaaaaagaaacaaataaatttatttttaaaaataaataaataaggatggggacttccctggcggtccagtggttaagactccacattcccaatgtagggggcatgggttcgatccctggtcaaggaactaaggtcccgcatgccacgcaccgcggccaaaataaataaattaattaaataaaataaggatgaattctattccttttttctccaGCCACATAGCTTAGTTGTGGGGCTCCTGACCATGGTGAAGTCTTCATGAATGCCATGGCCTGACTGAATGCAGTCCCTGGAAGAGGATAGCACCCAAAATCAGAAATCGTTTTTGCAGGACAGTCAGTTATCCTTACAAATGACGATCAAGTTTATTccttaaaaccaaaaacaaaccctCACTCGACAACTTCAAAGTTGTACTGGGGTGTTACCAAATAATCTCACTTTGTTAATCCCTCTGGTTGGTGGCAAATCAAAAGGCTTTGGAGCCTGTAGATCCGACTAAGATGTTATAACTGATCTCATTAGCTGCAGTTCCTCCCCTTCCAGACACATGCAGAACTGAGAACTTAAACTGGCAAAGGAGAGTGGAAACTTGTGTCCCGTCTGACCTGTTCAGTGTATATGCCCAACGGTTCCTCAAATTCTCCATGGTATAGACAGAAACTAGGGTGCACCTGTGATAGAGCAGTAAGAAGGGCAACCATCTCTGGGTTTCCAGGGTTCCTCTCTTCAGGaagggctgggtcctggggcacTGGAACctctaagaagaaaagaaggcagagatcagCAGTGTGCAGGGCAGCCCTAAAACTGGCAAAGAGCTGAGCATCCCCCATGGTCTCTGGTGGGAAGGTGGGAGTCAAGACACAGGC is a genomic window of Physeter macrocephalus isolate SW-GA chromosome 16, ASM283717v5, whole genome shotgun sequence containing:
- the ZNF202 gene encoding zinc finger protein 202 isoform X3; protein product: MALVLPLDVEPPCPGEENSVTSSEVLSPSVTDPPFRTTDREAHSKASRRSGRRRWEGWDLRALVTGRVEGNEKAGQYLNVPPCPGEDNLSSSSHAPAGLDFPLLIWVPLGVFLLAASPNISPDDNQDFPPDSMVTGSWNYSQVTVHVHGQEVLSEETVHPGAEPESPSELQHPAQTLTPEESHEETTQSPDLGAPEEQSLCQELEFQPLQESEVPVPQDPALPEERNPGNPEMVALLTALSQGLVTFKDVAVCFSQDQWSDLDPTQKEFYGEYVLEEDCGIVVSLSFPIPRLDEISHMGEEEPLIPEIPEAQEPQEPEILSFTYTGDRSEDEEECPEQEDLSLEDLHRSILGDAEIHQTPDWEIVFEDDPGRLNERRFGTNISQVNSLTNLQETMPAHPLLGRHHDCPVCGKSFTCNSHLVRHLRTHTGEKPYKCMECGKSYTRSSHLARHQKVHKMSAPYKYPLNRKNLHETSPLVQVERTPPVEKPYRCDDCGKHFRWTSDLVRHQRTHTGEKPFFCTICGKSFSQKSVLTTHQRIHLGGKPYLCGECGEDFSDHRRYLAHRKTHAAEELYLCSECGRCFNHSAAFAKHLRGHASVRPCRCTECGKSFGRRDHLVRHQRTHTGEKPFTCPTCGKSFSRGYHLIRHQRTHSGKTS
- the ZNF202 gene encoding zinc finger protein 202 isoform X2; protein product: MATALEPEDQDLWEEEGILMVKLEDDFTGRPESVLQRDDPVLETSHQNFRRFRYQEAASPREALIRLRELCHQWLRPERRTKEQILELLVLEQFLTVLPGELQSWVRGQRPESGEEAVTLVEGLQKQPRRPRRWVTVHVHGQEVLSEETVHPGAEPESPSELQHPAQTLTPEESHEETTQSPDLGAPEEQSLCQELEFQPLQESEVPVPQDPALPEERNPGNPEMVALLTALSQVHPSFCLYHGEFEEPLGIYTEQGLVTFKDVAVCFSQDQWSDLDPTQKEFYGEYVLEEDCGIVVSLSFPIPRLDEISHMGEEEPLIPEIPEAQEPQEPEILSFTYTGDRSEDEEECPEQEDLSLEDLHRSILGDAEIHQTPDWEIVFEDDPGRLNERRFGTNISQVNSLTNLQETMPAHPLLGRHHDCPVCGKSFTCNSHLVRHLRTHTGEKPYKCMECGKSYTRSSHLARHQKVHKMSAPYKYPLNRKNLHETSPLVQVERTPPVEKPYRCDDCGKHFRWTSDLVRHQRTHTGEKPFFCTICGKSFSQKSVLTTHQRIHLGGKPYLCGECGEDFSDHRRYLAHRKTHAAEELYLCSECGRCFNHSAAFAKHLRGHASVRPCRCTECGKSFGRRDHLVRHQRTHTGEKPFTCPTCGKSFSRGYHLIRHQRTHSGKTS
- the ZNF202 gene encoding zinc finger protein 202 isoform X4, with the protein product MATALEPEDQDLWEEEGILMVKLEDDFTGRPESVLQRDDPVLETSHQNFRRFRYQEAASPREALIRLRELCHQWLRPERRTKEQILELLVLEQFLTVLPGELQSWVRGQRPESGEEAVTLVEGLQKQPRRPRRWVTVHVHGQEVLSEETVHPGAEPESPSELQHPAQTLTPEESHEETTQSPDLGAPEEQSLCQELEFQPLQESEVPVPQDPALPEERNPGNPEMVALLTALSQGLVTFKDVAVCFSQDQWSDLDPTQKEFYGEYVLEEDCGIVVSLSFPIPRLDEISHMGEEEPLIPEIPEAQEPQEPEILSFTYTGDRSEDEEECPEQEDLSLEDLHRSILGDAEIHQTPDWEIVFEDDPGRLNERRFGTNISQVNSLTNLQETMPAHPLLGRHHDCPVCGKSFTCNSHLVRHLRTHTGEKPYKCMECGKSYTRSSHLARHQKVHKMSAPYKYPLNRKNLHETSPLVQVERTPPVEKPYRCDDCGKHFRWTSDLVRHQRTHTGEKPFFCTICGKSFSQKSVLTTHQRIHLGGKPYLCGECGEDFSDHRRYLAHRKTHAAEELYLCSECGRCFNHSAAFAKHLRGHASVRPCRCTECGKSFGRRDHLVRHQRTHTGEKPFTCPTCGKSFSRGYHLIRHQRTHSGKTS
- the ZNF202 gene encoding zinc finger protein 202 isoform X1, translating into MALVLPLDVEPPCPGEENSVTSSEVLSPSVTDPPFRTTDREAHSKASRRSGRRRWEGWDLRALVTGRVEGNEKAGQYLNVPPCPGEDNLSSSSHAPAGLDFPLLIWVPLGVFLLAASPNISPDDNQDFPPDSMVTGSWNYSQVTVHVHGQEVLSEETVHPGAEPESPSELQHPAQTLTPEESHEETTQSPDLGAPEEQSLCQELEFQPLQESEVPVPQDPALPEERNPGNPEMVALLTALSQVHPSFCLYHGEFEEPLGIYTEQGLVTFKDVAVCFSQDQWSDLDPTQKEFYGEYVLEEDCGIVVSLSFPIPRLDEISHMGEEEPLIPEIPEAQEPQEPEILSFTYTGDRSEDEEECPEQEDLSLEDLHRSILGDAEIHQTPDWEIVFEDDPGRLNERRFGTNISQVNSLTNLQETMPAHPLLGRHHDCPVCGKSFTCNSHLVRHLRTHTGEKPYKCMECGKSYTRSSHLARHQKVHKMSAPYKYPLNRKNLHETSPLVQVERTPPVEKPYRCDDCGKHFRWTSDLVRHQRTHTGEKPFFCTICGKSFSQKSVLTTHQRIHLGGKPYLCGECGEDFSDHRRYLAHRKTHAAEELYLCSECGRCFNHSAAFAKHLRGHASVRPCRCTECGKSFGRRDHLVRHQRTHTGEKPFTCPTCGKSFSRGYHLIRHQRTHSGKTS